The Spirosoma foliorum genome has a window encoding:
- a CDS encoding MarR family winged helix-turn-helix transcriptional regulator — MTNESIQQIRTFNRFYTDLLGLLDSHLLRSSYSLAEGRILFEISSKGQCQASDIIAVLSIDKGYLSRILKKFEKEGLIQREASSHDGRVSLLSLSAKGRTVFEQLDNASNQQIESLVGHLPQQPLADLIGCMQQIMDGLRKS, encoded by the coding sequence ATGACGAACGAATCGATTCAACAGATCAGGACATTCAACCGCTTTTATACCGATTTGCTCGGGCTGCTCGATAGCCATCTGCTGAGAAGCTCGTACTCGCTGGCCGAAGGTCGTATTCTGTTTGAGATTTCGTCTAAAGGCCAGTGTCAGGCATCAGATATAATTGCTGTTCTAAGTATCGATAAAGGCTATTTAAGTCGGATTCTAAAAAAGTTTGAAAAGGAGGGTTTAATCCAGCGAGAAGCATCATCACACGATGGTCGGGTCTCCTTATTATCGCTCAGTGCTAAGGGCAGAACTGTTTTCGAGCAACTTGACAACGCATCCAATCAACAAATCGAAAGCCTGGTAGGGCATTTGCCGCAGCAGCCGTTAGCGGACCTAATCGGTTGCATGCAGCAAATTATGGATGGCCTGCGAAAAAGCTAG